A genomic segment from Triticum dicoccoides isolate Atlit2015 ecotype Zavitan chromosome 1A, WEW_v2.0, whole genome shotgun sequence encodes:
- the LOC119349474 gene encoding uncharacterized protein LOC119349474: MTFSMVPLPVPLVVLSTQPLSPAPVYTIGETQDGACCLVFIVYRAIVQLWLLKKNSDNTNVWELEKPSQIGEVAGYRRFSIHLVVAGLALVHCVGGKHYCLVIDLKNLSLKDKFLCHHCVAYPYQMPWPPAGLLATSTCERSTPQSYACGGAEKQQEAPSSSRKRKSNDEMSSGKETTEPCIYIASLENESLEKKFCYETGQPS; this comes from the exons ATGACATTCTCCATGGTCCCTCTCCCAGTTCCACTGGTAGTCCTCTCGACGCAGCCGCTAAGTCCAGCACCGGTATACACCATAGGAGAAACTCAGGATGGTGCGTGTTGCCTTGTGTTCATCGTTTACAGAGCCATCGTGCAACTGTGGCTGCTCAAGAAGAACAGCGACAATACAAATGTGTGGGAGCTGGAGAAGCCAAGTCAAATAGGCGAGGTGGCCGGCTACCGGCGATTTAGCATCCATCTGGTGGTTGCCGGACTAGCTCTTGTTCACTGTGTGGGCGGCAAGCATTATTGCTTGGTCATTGATCTCAAGAACCTGAGCCTCAAGGACAAATTTCTTTGTCACCATTGCGTGGCTTACCCTTACCAAATGCCATGGCCACCTGCTGGATTGCTGGCTACTTCTACATGTGAGCGATCCACACCTCAGTCATATGCTTGTGGAG GTGCTGAAAAGCAGCAGGAAGCACCTTCTTCTAGTAGGAAGCGTAAGAGCAATGATGAAATGTCAAGCGGTAAAGAAACAACGGAGCCATGTATCTACATAGCTTCGTTGGAGAATGAATCGCTGGAGAAGAAATTCTGCTATGAGACTGGACAACCGTCTTGA
- the LOC119359439 gene encoding uncharacterized protein LOC119359439 isoform X2, whose product MAEAASSDASSVRAAADRVSLLPTSPPSPSEEVTSTESTRHSASCTSAPSTAPSFFPRKIDHASALPRKFSYDLLKEITDGFSEERLLGSGGYGRVYKGFLKDGEEIAVKLLYEMPTLDDVQFMREFNNLTSLQHVNIVRLVGYCHETRPECAEYEGRTVVADRIHRALCFDYAHNGSLHDHISDEFNGHDWRTRYGIIKGICNGLKYLHQDLNSPIYHLDLKPANVLLDKNMLPKIADFGLSRLFGEEQTKITNTSFGTRGYLPPEYIEQKVISNKFDIYSLGVVIIKVMAGPEGHSKCATMSSKEFVELGNWRARLEAPPIHEPGLEAYCVQVKTCIEIALKCVQADRRKRPSINDIIDKMNQTENMIRLWSLNVYSKRPYFAPDISGLTRFEYNDLAVMTDGFSKHLGLGAFGMVYKGSYKDLNGYQEVAVKEIKNTTEGEVHDFIAELQRIGRMRLHTNLIELKGWCCRRNAWNLVDFISCCRQQRVQFFLVFEFVPNANLEDHLHDRKKILPWQKRYQIIKGIGSALHHLHHECNRTILHGDIKPSSVLLDFDFNAKLGVGLSRTASKNNRILVATDTGTEGNMDPRKSDIYNFGFVLLEIACTGKSRQQVWKLYREEPEVMEYAADHRLGGIFDKSQMKRVIVLGLRCSHPDGRHRPFMTDAMKFLEDGIELPPILEIEEQQGSTFLGIHSAEFSHITIDILPLGDGIELPPILEIEEQQGSRFLGIESVNFSNINTAMYLEGENFSIRGSISWLKVVRGGARLWWRLYCCVTRRLGIWERYTVVDSYLPAV is encoded by the exons ATGGCGGAGGCGGCGAGCAGCGACGCCAGCTCCGTACGTGCAGCGGCTGACCGGGTCAGCTTACTCCCCACTTCTCCCCCATCGCCATCTGAGGAGGTCACATCAACTGAGTCAACGCGGCATTCTGCTTCTTGCACTTCTGCTCCATCAACGGCGCCATCCTTCTTCCCCAG GAAGATCGACCATGCAAGTGCGCTGCCAAGGAAATTCTCCTACGATCTGTTAAAGGAAATTACGGATGGTTTCTCCGAGGAGCGCTTACTCGGTAGCGGCGGATATGGAAGAGTttacaag GGATTTCTCAAAGATGGGGAAGAAATTGCCGTGAAGTTGCTCTATGAGATGCCTACACTTGATGATGTGCAGTTTATGAGGGAGTTTAACAATCTGACGAGTCTTCAACACGTTAATATTGTGCGGTTAGTCGGCTATTGCCATGAAACTCGGCCAGAGTGCGCAGAGTACGAAGGAAGAACGGTTGTTGCTGACAGGATACACAGGGCGCTCTGTTTCGACTATGCCCACAATGGGAGCCTTCACGATCATATTTCTG ATGAATTTAATGGACATGATTGGCGCACACGTTATGGAATAATTAAGGGGATTTGCAATGGTTTGAAATACCTGCATCAGGACCTAAATTCTCCTATATATCATCTGGATCTAAAACCAGCCAATGTATTGCTGGATAAGAATATGTTACCAAAGATAGCTGATTTTGGCCTGTCAAGGCTGTTTGGAGAAGAACAAACAAAAATCACAAATACTTCATTCGGAACGCG CGGTTATTTACCACCAGAATACATAGAGCAGAAAGTAATCTCAAACAAGTTCGACATATACAGCttgggtgttgttatcataaaggtaATGGCTGGACCTGAGGGCCACTCCAAATGTGCTACCATGTCTTCCAAGGAATTCGTTGAACTT GGAAATTGGAGGGCTAGGTTAGAAGCACCCCCAATCCATGAGCCAGGGCTAGAGGCATATTGTGTACAAGTAAAGACGTGCATTGAAATAGCCTTAAAGTGTGTGCAGGCAGATCGGCGCAAAAGGCCGAGTATAAATGATATCATTGATAAGATGAATCAGACAGAGAATATGATTCGATTATGGTCCCTCAACGTATATTCAAAGAGGCCATATTTTGCTCCTGATATATCCGGCCTTACGAGATTCGAGTACAATGATTTGGCCGTCATGACAGACGGATTCTCCAAACATCTTGGATTGGGTGCCTTTGGCATGGTATATAAAGGGAGCTACAAAGACTTGAATGGCTATCAAGAAgtggctgtgaaggaaataaagaATACTACTGAAGGAGAAGTTCATGACTTTATCGCTGAACTCCAGAGAATTGGTCGAATGAGGCTACACACAAATCTAATTGAGCTGAAAGGCTGGTGCTGCAGAAGAAACGCATGGAACTTGGTTGATTTTATTTCTTGTTGTAGGCAACAAAGGGTTCAATTCTTTCTTGTCTTTGAATTTGTTCCTAATGCCAACCTAGAGGATCACCTACACGACAGGAAGAAAATTCTACCATGGCAAAAGAG GTACCAAATAATTAAGGGCATAGGGTCTGCACTTCATCATCTTCACCACGAATGCAATAGAACCATCTTGCATGGAGATATCAAGCCAAGCAGTGTACTACTGGATTTTGATTTCAACGCCAAGCTCGGTGTCGGGCTATCTAGGACAGCCAGTAAAAACAATAGAATACTAGTGGCGACTGATACTGGGACAGAGGGGAACATGGACCCACGTAAGTCCGACATCTACAACTTTGGATTCGTTCTACTAGAGATAGCATGCACAGGCAAGTCTAGACAGCAAGTATGGAAGCTATATAGAGAGGAACCCGAGGTGATGGAGTATGCCGCTGACCACAGATTAGGTGGCATCTTCGACAAGTCGCAGATGAAGCGTGTGATTGTCCTGGGCCTCAGGTGCTCTCACCCAGATGGGAGACACCGTCCTTTCATGACAGATGCAATGAAATTCTTGGAGGATGGCATAGAGTTGCCTCCTATATTGGAAATAGAGGAACAACAAGGTTCAACATTCTTGGGCATTCATTCGGCTGAGTTTTCTCATATAACCATCGACATCTTGCCCCTAGGGGACGGCATAGAGTTGCCTCCTATATTGGAAATAGAGGAACAACAAGGTTCAAGATTCCTGGGCATTGAGTCCGTTAATTTTTCTAATATAAACACCGCCATGTATCTCGAAGGAGAGAATTTTTCGATAAGAGGAAGCATCAGCTGGCTTAAAGTTGTAAGAGGAGGAGCCCGCTTGTGGTGGAGGTTGTATTGTTGTGTAACTAGAAGGCTGGGGATTTGGGAGCGATATACTGTTGTAGACAGCTATCTCCCAGCTGTGTAA
- the LOC119359439 gene encoding uncharacterized protein LOC119359439 isoform X1, translated as MAEAASSDASSVRAAADRVSLLPTSPPSPSEEVTSTESTRHSASCTSAPSTAPSFFPRKIDHASALPRKFSYDLLKEITDGFSEERLLGSGGYGRVYKGFLKDGEEIAVKLLYEMPTLDDVQFMREFNNLTSLQHVNIVRLVGYCHETRPECAEYEGRTVVADRIHRALCFDYAHNGSLHDHISDEFNGHDWRTRYGIIKGICNGLKYLHQDLNSPIYHLDLKPANVLLDKNMLPKIADFGLSRLFGEEQTKITNTSFGTRGYLPPEYIEQKVISNKFDIYSLGVVIIKVMAGPEGHSKCATMSSKEFVELVQGNWRARLEAPPIHEPGLEAYCVQVKTCIEIALKCVQADRRKRPSINDIIDKMNQTENMIRLWSLNVYSKRPYFAPDISGLTRFEYNDLAVMTDGFSKHLGLGAFGMVYKGSYKDLNGYQEVAVKEIKNTTEGEVHDFIAELQRIGRMRLHTNLIELKGWCCRRNAWNLVDFISCCRQQRVQFFLVFEFVPNANLEDHLHDRKKILPWQKRYQIIKGIGSALHHLHHECNRTILHGDIKPSSVLLDFDFNAKLGVGLSRTASKNNRILVATDTGTEGNMDPRKSDIYNFGFVLLEIACTGKSRQQVWKLYREEPEVMEYAADHRLGGIFDKSQMKRVIVLGLRCSHPDGRHRPFMTDAMKFLEDGIELPPILEIEEQQGSTFLGIHSAEFSHITIDILPLGDGIELPPILEIEEQQGSRFLGIESVNFSNINTAMYLEGENFSIRGSISWLKVVRGGARLWWRLYCCVTRRLGIWERYTVVDSYLPAV; from the exons ATGGCGGAGGCGGCGAGCAGCGACGCCAGCTCCGTACGTGCAGCGGCTGACCGGGTCAGCTTACTCCCCACTTCTCCCCCATCGCCATCTGAGGAGGTCACATCAACTGAGTCAACGCGGCATTCTGCTTCTTGCACTTCTGCTCCATCAACGGCGCCATCCTTCTTCCCCAG GAAGATCGACCATGCAAGTGCGCTGCCAAGGAAATTCTCCTACGATCTGTTAAAGGAAATTACGGATGGTTTCTCCGAGGAGCGCTTACTCGGTAGCGGCGGATATGGAAGAGTttacaag GGATTTCTCAAAGATGGGGAAGAAATTGCCGTGAAGTTGCTCTATGAGATGCCTACACTTGATGATGTGCAGTTTATGAGGGAGTTTAACAATCTGACGAGTCTTCAACACGTTAATATTGTGCGGTTAGTCGGCTATTGCCATGAAACTCGGCCAGAGTGCGCAGAGTACGAAGGAAGAACGGTTGTTGCTGACAGGATACACAGGGCGCTCTGTTTCGACTATGCCCACAATGGGAGCCTTCACGATCATATTTCTG ATGAATTTAATGGACATGATTGGCGCACACGTTATGGAATAATTAAGGGGATTTGCAATGGTTTGAAATACCTGCATCAGGACCTAAATTCTCCTATATATCATCTGGATCTAAAACCAGCCAATGTATTGCTGGATAAGAATATGTTACCAAAGATAGCTGATTTTGGCCTGTCAAGGCTGTTTGGAGAAGAACAAACAAAAATCACAAATACTTCATTCGGAACGCG CGGTTATTTACCACCAGAATACATAGAGCAGAAAGTAATCTCAAACAAGTTCGACATATACAGCttgggtgttgttatcataaaggtaATGGCTGGACCTGAGGGCCACTCCAAATGTGCTACCATGTCTTCCAAGGAATTCGTTGAACTT GTACAGGGAAATTGGAGGGCTAGGTTAGAAGCACCCCCAATCCATGAGCCAGGGCTAGAGGCATATTGTGTACAAGTAAAGACGTGCATTGAAATAGCCTTAAAGTGTGTGCAGGCAGATCGGCGCAAAAGGCCGAGTATAAATGATATCATTGATAAGATGAATCAGACAGAGAATATGATTCGATTATGGTCCCTCAACGTATATTCAAAGAGGCCATATTTTGCTCCTGATATATCCGGCCTTACGAGATTCGAGTACAATGATTTGGCCGTCATGACAGACGGATTCTCCAAACATCTTGGATTGGGTGCCTTTGGCATGGTATATAAAGGGAGCTACAAAGACTTGAATGGCTATCAAGAAgtggctgtgaaggaaataaagaATACTACTGAAGGAGAAGTTCATGACTTTATCGCTGAACTCCAGAGAATTGGTCGAATGAGGCTACACACAAATCTAATTGAGCTGAAAGGCTGGTGCTGCAGAAGAAACGCATGGAACTTGGTTGATTTTATTTCTTGTTGTAGGCAACAAAGGGTTCAATTCTTTCTTGTCTTTGAATTTGTTCCTAATGCCAACCTAGAGGATCACCTACACGACAGGAAGAAAATTCTACCATGGCAAAAGAG GTACCAAATAATTAAGGGCATAGGGTCTGCACTTCATCATCTTCACCACGAATGCAATAGAACCATCTTGCATGGAGATATCAAGCCAAGCAGTGTACTACTGGATTTTGATTTCAACGCCAAGCTCGGTGTCGGGCTATCTAGGACAGCCAGTAAAAACAATAGAATACTAGTGGCGACTGATACTGGGACAGAGGGGAACATGGACCCACGTAAGTCCGACATCTACAACTTTGGATTCGTTCTACTAGAGATAGCATGCACAGGCAAGTCTAGACAGCAAGTATGGAAGCTATATAGAGAGGAACCCGAGGTGATGGAGTATGCCGCTGACCACAGATTAGGTGGCATCTTCGACAAGTCGCAGATGAAGCGTGTGATTGTCCTGGGCCTCAGGTGCTCTCACCCAGATGGGAGACACCGTCCTTTCATGACAGATGCAATGAAATTCTTGGAGGATGGCATAGAGTTGCCTCCTATATTGGAAATAGAGGAACAACAAGGTTCAACATTCTTGGGCATTCATTCGGCTGAGTTTTCTCATATAACCATCGACATCTTGCCCCTAGGGGACGGCATAGAGTTGCCTCCTATATTGGAAATAGAGGAACAACAAGGTTCAAGATTCCTGGGCATTGAGTCCGTTAATTTTTCTAATATAAACACCGCCATGTATCTCGAAGGAGAGAATTTTTCGATAAGAGGAAGCATCAGCTGGCTTAAAGTTGTAAGAGGAGGAGCCCGCTTGTGGTGGAGGTTGTATTGTTGTGTAACTAGAAGGCTGGGGATTTGGGAGCGATATACTGTTGTAGACAGCTATCTCCCAGCTGTGTAA